From Quercus lobata isolate SW786 chromosome 1, ValleyOak3.0 Primary Assembly, whole genome shotgun sequence, one genomic window encodes:
- the LOC115990229 gene encoding uncharacterized protein LOC115990229 isoform X5 has translation MAEAIHNLALILKNHPQPQNDAEFLLVKQTRPPKFNDEEYDSYVDSDLWDLPSTQLNLLHGNSESPIVVEGAQSINLTNFDLHSALTKVLEQVGFEVTDGGEWKFWKYVEEAEFGPGLPVHTVFIMGKLLAGDRNLQAERCKWMSVQSCLSWLLEVKPSSDRVGPLTVVGLVNDSIQPADQKVPSILRHQEYPPGVKLVPIGSKTAKPFRTTNLIIFAPENVSNESENNSFVACGDALIVDPGCRSEFHEELQKIVAALPRKLVVFVTHHHRDHVDGLSIVQKCNPNATLLVHENTMRRIGKGDWSLGYTSVSGAEDICIGGQRLRVIFAPGHTDGHMALLHMSTHSLIVGDHCVGQGSAILDITSGGNMTQYFQTTYKFMELSPHTLIPMHGRVNLWPKHMLCGYLKNRRSRETSILKAIENGAETLFDIVAEVYSEFDRSVWIPAASNVRLHVEHLAEQDKLPKSVQGFSLETFNSSLDAFADKVGERVCRASL, from the exons ATGGCAGAAGCAATTCACAACCTGGCGTTGATCCTGAAGAACCACCCGCAACCACAAAACGACGCCGAATTCCTTCTCGTCAAACAGACGCGCCCGCCCAAGTTCAACGACGAGGAGTACGATTCCTACGTGGATTCTGATCTCTGGGACTTGCCCTCCACGCAATTAAACCTTCTTCACGGAAATTCTGAGTCTCCGATCGTCGTCGAAGGCGCCCAATCCATCAATTTGACCAACTTCGATCTCCATTCTGCTCTCACAAAG GTATTGGAACAAGTGGGGTTTGAGGTAACTGATGGTGGAGAATGGAAGTTCTGGAAGTATGTGGAGGAAGCTGAGTTTGGACCAGGGCTGCCAGTTCATACTGTTTTCATTATGGGAAAATTGCTGGCAGGGGATCGAAATTTACAag CAGAGCGGTGCAAGTGGATGTCAGTCCAAAGCTGTCTAAGCTGGCTTCTGGAAGTGAAACCAAGCAGTGATCGTGTGGGGCCTCTGACAGTTGTTGGTCTTGTAAATGACTCAATTCAACCTGCAGATCAGAAAGTCCCATCCATCTTACGGCATCAG gagtatCCTCCCGGTGTTAAACTTGTACCAATTGGAAGTAAGACAGCAAAGCCTTTCCGTACAACAAACTTGATCATATTTGCACCTGAAAATGTTTCAAATGAAAGTGAGAACAATAGTTTTGTTGCATGTGGGGATGCATTGATAGTGGATCCAGGATGTAGGTCTGAATTCCATGAAGAG CTCCAAAAAATAGTTGCTGCTTTGCCACGGAAGTTAGTTGTCTTTGTTACCCATCATCATCGGGATCATGTGGATG GCCTTTCAATTGTCCAAAAGTGCAACCCCAATGCTACTTTATTAGTGCATGAAAATACAATGCGGCGCATTGGAAAAG GTGACTGGTCTCTTGGCTATACCTCAGTTTCTGGAGCAGAAGACATTTGCATTGGCGGTCAGCGATTAAGGGTCATTTTTGCACCG GGTCATACTGATGGCCACATGGCACTGCTTCATATGAGTACTCACTCATTGATTGTCGGTGATCATTGTGTTGG TCAAGGAAGTGCCATCTTGGACATTACTTCTGGTGGAAATATGACT CAATACTTCCAAACAACTTACAAATTCATGGAGCTTTCCCCACACACTTTGATTCCCATGCATGGGAGAGTTAACCTGTGGCCAAAGCACATGCTTTGTGGATATCTCAA AAACCGCAGAAGTAGAGAAACGTCCATCTTGAAAGCTATAGAAAATGGAGCTGAAACTTTGTTTGACATAGTTGCAGAAGTATACTCTGAATTTGATCGTAGTGTATGGATTCCTGCTGCATCAAATGTGAGGCTTCATGTGGAGCATCTGGCTGAGCAAGATAAGCTACCAAAG AGTGTGCAGGGCTTCTCTTTAGAAACTTTTAATAGCAGTTTGGATGCATTTGCTGACAAGGTGGGTGAAAGAGTGTGCAGGGCTTCTCTTTAG
- the LOC115990229 gene encoding uncharacterized protein LOC115990229 isoform X6 produces the protein MAEAIHNLALILKNHPQPQNDAEFLLVKQTRPPKFNDEEYDSYVDSDLWDLPSTQLNLLHGNSESPIVVEGAQSINLTNFDLHSALTKVLEQVGFEVTDGGEWKFWKYVEEAEFGPGLPVHTVFIMGKLLAGDRNLQAERCKWMSVQSCLSWLLEVKPSSDRVGPLTVVGLVNDSIQPADQKVPSILRHQEYPPGVKLVPIGSKTAKPFRTTNLIIFAPENVSNESENNSFVACGDALIVDPGCRSEFHEELQKIVAALPRKLVVFVTHHHRDHVDGLSIVQKCNPNATLLVHENTMRRIGKGDWSLGYTSVSGAEDICIGGQRLRVIFAPGHTDGHMALLHMSTHSLIVGDHCVGQGSAILDITSGGNMTQYFQTTYKFMELSPHTLIPMHGRVNLWPKHMLCGYLKNRRSRETSILKAIENGAETLFDIVAEVYSEFDRSVWIPAASNVRLHVEHLAEQDKLPKGFSLETFNSSLDAFADKVGERVCRASL, from the exons ATGGCAGAAGCAATTCACAACCTGGCGTTGATCCTGAAGAACCACCCGCAACCACAAAACGACGCCGAATTCCTTCTCGTCAAACAGACGCGCCCGCCCAAGTTCAACGACGAGGAGTACGATTCCTACGTGGATTCTGATCTCTGGGACTTGCCCTCCACGCAATTAAACCTTCTTCACGGAAATTCTGAGTCTCCGATCGTCGTCGAAGGCGCCCAATCCATCAATTTGACCAACTTCGATCTCCATTCTGCTCTCACAAAG GTATTGGAACAAGTGGGGTTTGAGGTAACTGATGGTGGAGAATGGAAGTTCTGGAAGTATGTGGAGGAAGCTGAGTTTGGACCAGGGCTGCCAGTTCATACTGTTTTCATTATGGGAAAATTGCTGGCAGGGGATCGAAATTTACAag CAGAGCGGTGCAAGTGGATGTCAGTCCAAAGCTGTCTAAGCTGGCTTCTGGAAGTGAAACCAAGCAGTGATCGTGTGGGGCCTCTGACAGTTGTTGGTCTTGTAAATGACTCAATTCAACCTGCAGATCAGAAAGTCCCATCCATCTTACGGCATCAG gagtatCCTCCCGGTGTTAAACTTGTACCAATTGGAAGTAAGACAGCAAAGCCTTTCCGTACAACAAACTTGATCATATTTGCACCTGAAAATGTTTCAAATGAAAGTGAGAACAATAGTTTTGTTGCATGTGGGGATGCATTGATAGTGGATCCAGGATGTAGGTCTGAATTCCATGAAGAG CTCCAAAAAATAGTTGCTGCTTTGCCACGGAAGTTAGTTGTCTTTGTTACCCATCATCATCGGGATCATGTGGATG GCCTTTCAATTGTCCAAAAGTGCAACCCCAATGCTACTTTATTAGTGCATGAAAATACAATGCGGCGCATTGGAAAAG GTGACTGGTCTCTTGGCTATACCTCAGTTTCTGGAGCAGAAGACATTTGCATTGGCGGTCAGCGATTAAGGGTCATTTTTGCACCG GGTCATACTGATGGCCACATGGCACTGCTTCATATGAGTACTCACTCATTGATTGTCGGTGATCATTGTGTTGG TCAAGGAAGTGCCATCTTGGACATTACTTCTGGTGGAAATATGACT CAATACTTCCAAACAACTTACAAATTCATGGAGCTTTCCCCACACACTTTGATTCCCATGCATGGGAGAGTTAACCTGTGGCCAAAGCACATGCTTTGTGGATATCTCAA AAACCGCAGAAGTAGAGAAACGTCCATCTTGAAAGCTATAGAAAATGGAGCTGAAACTTTGTTTGACATAGTTGCAGAAGTATACTCTGAATTTGATCGTAGTGTATGGATTCCTGCTGCATCAAATGTGAGGCTTCATGTGGAGCATCTGGCTGAGCAAGATAAGCTACCAAAG GGCTTCTCTTTAGAAACTTTTAATAGCAGTTTGGATGCATTTGCTGACAAGGTGGGTGAAAGAGTGTGCAGGGCTTCTCTTTAG